In Halogeometricum sp. S1BR25-6, a single genomic region encodes these proteins:
- a CDS encoding DUF7388 family protein: MLTGECAVSQTGLDAVALKPKECDVRAALDTPFDTVAVDYEGREHLPDAEVLRELAADREVRLTMPVRADGFDPTGDDDLWNWVPEGVRRVFVAGHAAYLSEEERRRAVAPRLAAGLERAPEAWVGTEGVERVALAAGGTQYELLSRSTETDLRALRATGYDGEIAVYAPTVLADDEDEILDGVGAYAARRRPVAKALPTDAATDARAEGRAREVLGKAVRDYALVGDVETVRDRVSSIKEAGADIVVGYPARGVEKFSE; encoded by the coding sequence ATGTTGACCGGTGAGTGCGCCGTCTCGCAGACGGGTCTCGACGCCGTGGCCCTGAAGCCGAAAGAGTGCGACGTGCGGGCGGCCCTCGACACGCCGTTCGACACCGTCGCCGTCGACTACGAGGGGCGCGAGCACCTCCCGGACGCCGAGGTGCTTCGAGAACTCGCGGCCGACCGCGAGGTTCGTCTCACGATGCCCGTCCGCGCGGACGGCTTCGACCCCACGGGAGACGACGACCTTTGGAACTGGGTGCCCGAGGGGGTCCGCCGCGTCTTCGTCGCCGGCCACGCCGCCTACCTCTCCGAAGAGGAACGTCGCCGCGCCGTCGCACCGCGCCTCGCCGCCGGCCTCGAACGCGCGCCGGAGGCGTGGGTCGGCACCGAGGGCGTCGAACGCGTCGCCCTCGCCGCCGGCGGCACGCAGTACGAACTGCTCTCGCGGTCGACGGAGACGGACCTCCGCGCGCTCCGCGCGACGGGGTACGACGGCGAAATCGCCGTCTACGCGCCGACGGTGCTCGCCGACGACGAAGACGAGATTCTGGACGGCGTCGGCGCCTACGCCGCCCGGCGCCGGCCCGTGGCGAAGGCGCTCCCGACCGACGCGGCGACGGACGCCCGCGCCGAGGGCCGCGCCCGCGAAGTGCTCGGGAAGGCCGTCCGCGACTACGCCCTCGTCGGCGACGTCGAGACGGTCCGCGACCGCGTCTCCTCGATAAAGGAGGCGGGCGCCGACATCGTCGTCGGCTACCCCGCCCGCGGCGTCGAGAAGTTCTCGGAGTAG
- a CDS encoding NUDIX hydrolase: MDLSRVSSHGAETIADANRQAAVVAPVLVRGGEDHVLFTKRADHLGEHPGQMSFPGGGREPSDEDLRETALREAYEEIGLLRDEVEFFGRLDDIGTVTDYSVTPFVARVPDRKYDPDEREVAEIAVLAESDLTNLDNYESEQRMHPKYGDHRIHFFHVDGYTVWGATGRMLVQLLELATDWEAPAEPDRVVDPDAELPL, translated from the coding sequence ATGGACCTCTCGCGGGTGTCGTCGCACGGCGCCGAGACGATAGCGGACGCGAACCGGCAGGCGGCGGTCGTCGCCCCCGTCCTCGTCCGCGGCGGCGAGGACCACGTCCTGTTCACGAAGCGCGCGGACCACCTCGGCGAGCACCCCGGCCAGATGAGTTTCCCCGGCGGCGGGCGCGAACCGAGCGACGAGGACCTGCGCGAGACGGCGCTCCGCGAGGCGTACGAGGAGATAGGCCTCCTCCGCGACGAGGTAGAGTTCTTCGGCCGACTCGACGACATCGGTACCGTCACCGACTACTCCGTGACGCCGTTCGTCGCGCGCGTCCCCGACCGGAAGTACGACCCCGACGAACGCGAGGTGGCCGAGATAGCCGTCCTCGCGGAGTCGGACCTGACGAACCTGGACAACTACGAGTCCGAACAGCGGATGCACCCGAAGTACGGCGACCACCGCATCCACTTTTTCCACGTCGACGGCTACACCGTCTGGGGGGCGACGGGGCGGATGCTCGTCCAACTGCTCGAACTCGCCACCGACTGGGAGGCGCCGGCCGAACCCGACCGGGTGGTCGACCCGGACGCCGAACTCCCACTGTAA
- a CDS encoding DUF7109 family protein gives MTDAEALYDDLAGVVDLFGALSRAELGRALDELAFKQGRDADAAALSAAVEDAVREYYLVAYDRDGVALLVPGPAAFPSLPANAEDLPHILDVDRRTVDRGSAADAAAARLRRDSEAAVRAGDEARIERLLDVAYDAELWAPGDADAAATVETVRARLEAALD, from the coding sequence GTGACCGACGCCGAAGCGCTGTACGACGACCTCGCGGGCGTCGTCGACCTCTTCGGCGCGCTCTCACGGGCGGAACTCGGGCGCGCACTCGACGAACTCGCGTTCAAGCAGGGGCGGGACGCCGACGCGGCGGCGCTGTCGGCGGCGGTTGAGGACGCGGTCCGCGAGTACTACCTCGTCGCGTACGACCGCGACGGCGTCGCACTTCTCGTCCCCGGTCCGGCGGCGTTCCCGTCGCTCCCGGCGAACGCCGAGGACCTGCCGCACATCCTCGACGTTGACCGGAGAACGGTCGACCGCGGGTCGGCCGCCGACGCCGCCGCCGCCCGCCTGCGACGGGATAGCGAGGCGGCCGTCAGGGCGGGCGACGAGGCCCGAATCGAGCGCCTGCTCGACGTGGCGTACGACGCGGAACTGTGGGCGCCCGGCGACGCGGACGCGGCGGCGACCGTCGAAACGGTCCGCGCGCGGTTGGAGGCGGCGCTCGACTGA
- a CDS encoding glycosyl transferase family 2, with the protein MEYVQERVTTLHDLSDPTPDAPTARTAVVVPMTEREYAGLAANRVLSTLERVDPARVVVPLRAPAERVGPFREWLSEYDLPLEVLWCDGPRVSDLLGAEGLSGVRGKGRDVWLALGRAAEEEFVVVHDADTKTYDRSYVPRLLFPLANGYGFSKGYYARVEDGRLYGRLFRLFYAPLVRALADETRAPVVDYLDAFRYALSGEFAATSDVARSLRAPRSWGLEVGVLGGAFDAVGFDGTAQVDLGAYEHDHRAVSGPTGLSDMSESVGKTLFRTLADRGVVPDFETLPARYREAALRLVDQYAADAAFNDFAFDRAGEREQVAAYADAVVEPEGEDRRLPAWSDAPFDPADVVGAAERDAEEVSS; encoded by the coding sequence ATGGAGTACGTGCAGGAGCGGGTGACGACGCTTCACGACCTCTCGGACCCGACGCCCGACGCGCCGACGGCGCGGACGGCGGTGGTCGTCCCGATGACCGAACGCGAGTACGCGGGGCTGGCGGCCAACCGCGTCCTCTCGACCCTCGAACGCGTCGACCCCGCCCGCGTGGTCGTCCCGCTTCGCGCGCCGGCCGAACGCGTCGGGCCGTTCCGCGAGTGGCTCTCGGAGTACGACCTGCCGCTCGAAGTGCTGTGGTGCGACGGCCCGCGCGTCTCTGACCTGCTCGGCGCGGAGGGGTTGAGCGGGGTCCGCGGGAAGGGACGCGACGTGTGGTTGGCGCTCGGGCGCGCCGCCGAGGAGGAGTTCGTCGTCGTCCACGACGCCGACACGAAGACGTACGACCGCTCGTACGTCCCCCGCCTGCTCTTCCCCCTCGCGAACGGCTACGGCTTCTCGAAGGGCTACTACGCCCGCGTCGAGGACGGCCGCCTGTACGGTCGGCTGTTCCGCCTGTTCTACGCGCCGCTGGTCCGCGCGCTGGCCGACGAGACGCGCGCCCCCGTCGTCGACTACCTCGACGCCTTCCGGTACGCGCTCTCCGGCGAGTTCGCCGCGACGAGCGACGTGGCCCGGTCGCTCCGCGCGCCGCGGTCGTGGGGGCTCGAAGTCGGCGTCCTCGGCGGCGCGTTCGACGCCGTCGGCTTCGACGGGACGGCGCAGGTCGACCTCGGCGCCTACGAACACGACCACCGCGCCGTCTCCGGGCCGACCGGGCTCTCCGATATGAGCGAGTCGGTCGGCAAGACGCTGTTCCGGACGCTCGCGGACCGCGGCGTCGTCCCCGACTTCGAGACGCTCCCCGCCCGCTACCGCGAGGCGGCGCTCCGATTAGTCGACCAGTACGCCGCCGACGCGGCGTTCAACGACTTCGCGTTCGACCGGGCGGGCGAGCGAGAACAGGTGGCCGCCTACGCCGACGCGGTGGTCGAACCCGAGGGCGAGGACCGGCGGTTACCCGCGTGGTCGGACGCGCCGTTCGACCCCGCGGACGTGGTCGGCGCCGCCGAGCGAGACGCCGAGGAGGTGTCGTCGTGA
- a CDS encoding MFS transporter, translating to MVLLVNLARVIFAPLLEEFIAVFGIGEATAGLVATLVWVGSAVPRLPTGWLLTRVPRHRVVLATGGILTVASAFTAAADSIVMVGVGALLMGLSSGVYLVAANPLVSELYPERVGRALGVHGTAAQLAAVIAAPFVTLVLSVFVEWRVVFVCIGVAAFLATVVFYRTARRTELPAAGAADRNLLGAARAQWRVILLGVVILGSTGFVWQGLFNFYELYMQTKGLGSATAKNTLTLLFAAGVPAFFVSGRLADRLPPVPYLLAIVAAFVVAVLALTATSDLVPILLLTAVVGYVVHSLFPALDTYLLDTLPDEHRGSAYAVYSAGMMIVQATGSSAVGVLREGHGAYDVVRAATALLPVVDPLPPGGLSYDAIFTGLSLGLAVVVSALLALQRFDRLPN from the coding sequence ATGGTGCTGCTCGTCAACCTCGCGCGGGTGATATTCGCACCCCTCTTAGAGGAGTTCATCGCCGTCTTCGGCATCGGGGAGGCGACGGCCGGCCTCGTCGCGACGCTCGTGTGGGTCGGCAGCGCCGTCCCCCGCCTCCCGACCGGATGGCTCCTGACGCGCGTCCCCCGCCACCGCGTCGTCCTCGCCACCGGCGGAATACTCACCGTCGCCTCCGCGTTCACCGCCGCCGCCGACTCCATCGTCATGGTGGGCGTCGGCGCCCTCCTGATGGGCCTCTCCTCGGGCGTCTACTTGGTCGCCGCCAACCCCCTCGTGAGCGAACTCTACCCCGAGCGCGTCGGACGGGCGCTGGGCGTCCACGGCACCGCCGCCCAACTGGCCGCCGTCATCGCCGCGCCGTTCGTCACGCTCGTCCTCTCCGTGTTCGTCGAGTGGCGCGTCGTCTTCGTCTGCATCGGCGTCGCCGCCTTCCTCGCCACCGTCGTCTTCTACCGCACCGCCCGGCGCACCGAACTCCCGGCGGCGGGCGCGGCCGACAGGAACCTTCTCGGCGCCGCGCGGGCCCAGTGGCGGGTCATCCTCCTCGGCGTCGTCATCCTCGGCTCCACCGGGTTCGTCTGGCAGGGGCTGTTCAACTTCTACGAACTGTACATGCAGACGAAGGGACTCGGAAGCGCGACGGCGAAGAACACGCTGACGCTGCTGTTCGCCGCGGGCGTCCCCGCCTTCTTCGTCTCGGGGCGCCTCGCCGACCGCCTGCCGCCGGTGCCGTACCTCCTCGCTATCGTCGCCGCGTTCGTCGTCGCCGTCCTCGCGCTGACGGCGACCAGCGACCTCGTCCCCATCCTCCTCCTCACGGCCGTCGTCGGCTACGTCGTTCACAGCCTCTTTCCGGCGCTCGACACCTACCTGCTCGACACGCTCCCCGACGAACACCGCGGCAGCGCCTACGCCGTCTACTCCGCCGGGATGATGATCGTTCAGGCCACCGGCTCCTCCGCCGTCGGGGTGCTCCGCGAGGGCCACGGCGCCTACGACGTCGTCCGCGCCGCGACCGCTCTGCTGCCGGTCGTCGACCCGCTTCCGCCCGGCGGCCTCTCGTACGACGCCATCTTCACGGGACTCTCGCTCGGCCTCGCCGTCGTCGTGAGCGCGCTGCTCGCACTCCAGCGTTTCGACAGACTTCCGAACTGA
- a CDS encoding HVO_0758 family zinc finger protein, with product MKTTRKGMREGELEKDTYDRLACSECGETLKTRNDPEEVFSVRTCPDCGTEWKELG from the coding sequence ATGAAAACGACGCGGAAGGGGATGCGCGAGGGGGAGTTGGAGAAGGACACGTACGACCGCCTCGCGTGCAGCGAGTGCGGCGAGACGCTGAAGACGCGGAACGACCCCGAGGAGGTGTTCTCGGTTCGGACCTGCCCCGACTGCGGCACCGAGTGGAAGGAGCTGGGATAA
- a CDS encoding aldo/keto reductase, whose product MATTSGTWGYRDRFGDAFARTYFRRFGPGVVSSIGVGTYLGDPTDDADARYREAMVEALESGVNLLDTAINYRCQRSERAVGDALESADVSREEVVVATKGGFVPFDGSRPDDPGAYVRDEFVRSGLVDTDDLARGSHCIAPGFLDAMFDRSLENLRVDAIDCYYVHNPETQLTERSREEVYDQLEAAFETLEERRLAGELGVYGVATWEAFRVPRGHDSYLSLPEVLARAERAAESAGADDCGFAAVQLPFNVRMADAFTVEAHRHPDEEGDVSALRYVHESGLDAFASASLSQGALAESIPAAVDGQLSGETPAQRALNFARSAPGVTSALVGTGSPEHVAENVAAGTFEPLGARAFDAVFE is encoded by the coding sequence ATGGCGACGACATCCGGTACGTGGGGGTATCGCGACCGATTCGGCGACGCGTTCGCGCGGACGTACTTCCGTCGGTTCGGTCCGGGCGTCGTCTCAAGCATCGGCGTCGGCACCTATCTCGGCGACCCGACGGACGACGCCGACGCGCGCTACCGCGAGGCGATGGTCGAGGCGCTCGAATCGGGAGTCAACCTCCTCGATACGGCGATAAACTACCGCTGTCAGCGCAGCGAACGCGCCGTCGGCGACGCCCTCGAATCGGCGGACGTCTCCCGCGAGGAGGTGGTCGTGGCGACGAAGGGCGGGTTCGTGCCGTTCGACGGGTCGCGGCCCGACGACCCCGGCGCGTACGTCCGCGACGAGTTCGTCCGGTCGGGACTGGTCGACACCGACGACTTGGCCCGCGGGAGCCACTGCATCGCTCCGGGCTTTCTGGACGCGATGTTCGACCGCTCGCTGGAGAACCTTCGGGTGGACGCCATCGACTGCTACTACGTCCACAACCCCGAGACGCAGTTGACGGAGCGTTCGAGAGAGGAGGTGTACGACCAGTTGGAGGCGGCGTTCGAGACGCTGGAGGAGCGTCGCCTCGCGGGCGAGTTGGGCGTCTACGGCGTGGCGACGTGGGAGGCGTTCCGCGTCCCGCGCGGGCACGACAGCTACCTCTCCTTGCCCGAGGTCCTCGCGCGGGCCGAACGCGCCGCCGAGTCCGCGGGCGCGGACGACTGCGGGTTCGCGGCCGTCCAACTCCCGTTCAACGTGCGGATGGCCGACGCGTTCACCGTCGAGGCGCACCGCCACCCCGACGAAGAAGGGGACGTGAGCGCGCTCCGGTACGTCCACGAGAGCGGACTCGACGCGTTCGCCAGCGCCAGCCTCTCGCAGGGCGCGCTCGCCGAGTCGATTCCCGCGGCGGTGGACGGTCAGCTCTCGGGGGAGACGCCCGCACAACGGGCGCTCAACTTCGCGCGGAGCGCGCCGGGCGTCACGAGCGCCCTCGTCGGCACCGGTTCGCCCGAACACGTCGCGGAGAACGTCGCCGCCGGCACCTTCGAACCGCTCGGCGCCCGCGCGTTCGACGCGGTGTTCGAGTAG
- a CDS encoding DHH family phosphoesterase gives MESRAAVGATGVAQVVGGARSVLADHPGLVVAVVVAAVALGGGLYAILHFKRPTGTRFLERLSELDEVAVLMHPNPDPDAMAAAIGVACLAEQVGVTARIQYTGQIRHQENRAFETVLDLDLEVIDHVTDLAATDVVLVDHNRPRGFAGADGLVPFAVVDHHPGEGTGERFTDVRTDYGACSSIVAEYFRDVGAKPVPPDRHASEVGSEYTVPSMVATGLLYGILTDTKRLTAGCSANDFSAAGYLYPGVDEDVLNRVANPEVSKEVLELKARAIAGRDVRGPFAVSDVGTLSNVDAIPQAADELIQLEGVTAVVVCGERDGTLFLSGRSRDDRVHMGRTLEHALDNVPGASAGGHARMGGGQIPQRDGRILTDGGDALPRRKLCERLFEAMSGDV, from the coding sequence ATGGAGTCGAGGGCAGCCGTCGGCGCGACGGGGGTCGCGCAGGTGGTGGGTGGGGCCCGATCCGTCCTCGCGGACCACCCGGGGCTAGTCGTGGCTGTCGTCGTCGCCGCGGTGGCGCTGGGCGGCGGTCTGTACGCGATCCTGCACTTCAAGCGTCCGACGGGGACCCGCTTTCTGGAGCGACTGTCGGAACTGGACGAGGTGGCAGTGCTGATGCACCCCAACCCGGACCCCGACGCGATGGCGGCGGCCATCGGCGTCGCCTGCCTGGCCGAACAGGTCGGCGTGACCGCGCGCATCCAGTACACCGGCCAGATACGTCACCAAGAGAACCGGGCGTTCGAGACGGTGTTGGACCTCGACCTGGAGGTAATCGACCACGTCACGGATCTCGCGGCCACGGACGTCGTCCTCGTCGACCACAACCGTCCGCGCGGATTCGCCGGCGCCGACGGCCTCGTTCCGTTCGCCGTCGTCGACCACCACCCCGGCGAGGGGACGGGCGAGCGGTTCACCGACGTGCGGACCGACTACGGCGCCTGTTCGAGCATCGTCGCGGAGTACTTCCGCGACGTCGGCGCGAAGCCGGTCCCGCCGGACCGCCACGCCAGCGAAGTCGGCTCGGAGTACACCGTCCCTTCGATGGTCGCGACGGGCCTGCTCTACGGCATCCTCACCGACACGAAGCGGCTCACCGCGGGCTGTTCGGCGAACGATTTCTCCGCCGCGGGCTACCTCTACCCCGGCGTCGACGAGGACGTGCTCAACCGGGTGGCCAACCCGGAGGTGTCCAAGGAGGTGCTGGAACTGAAGGCGCGCGCCATCGCCGGGCGCGACGTGCGCGGGCCGTTCGCCGTCAGCGACGTCGGCACGCTGTCGAACGTCGACGCCATCCCGCAGGCGGCGGACGAACTCATCCAGTTGGAGGGGGTCACCGCCGTCGTCGTCTGCGGCGAACGCGACGGCACGCTCTTTCTGTCGGGTCGCTCGCGCGACGACCGGGTCCACATGGGCCGGACGCTCGAACACGCCCTCGACAACGTCCCCGGCGCTTCCGCCGGCGGCCACGCCCGCATGGGCGGCGGGCAGATTCCTCAACGCGACGGCCGCATCCTCACCGATGGCGGCGACGCGCTCCCCCGGCGGAAACTGTGTGAGCGCCTGTTCGAGGCGATGTCCGGCGACGTGTAA
- a CDS encoding SDR family oxidoreductase, with product MARAVIVGCGYVGLELGRQLASDGHDVTGVRRSDDGLAAVESAGLNPVRADATDPDSVSSLPDADWVVFAASSGGRGADAAQRVYVDGLRNVVAEYGDRDSPPERLVYTSSTGVYGDHGGEWVDEETPLDPTTDKTRVLAEAERVAVEGAAEAGIDGTVARFAGLYGPDRYRLDRYLSGPVTAGYLNMVHRDDAAGAVRFLLSDESARGTDTLLVVDDEPADKWAFADWLADECGVARPDKRTKEERLADGDLSEAARRRVLTSKRCSNDRLRELGYEFAYPTFREGYRAAIADYRAADGAG from the coding sequence ATGGCCCGCGCAGTCATCGTCGGGTGCGGCTACGTCGGCCTCGAACTCGGTCGCCAACTGGCGAGCGACGGCCACGACGTGACGGGCGTTCGCCGGTCCGACGACGGCCTCGCGGCGGTTGAATCGGCGGGGCTCAACCCGGTGCGCGCCGACGCGACGGACCCCGACTCCGTGTCCTCGCTCCCGGACGCGGACTGGGTCGTGTTCGCCGCGAGTTCGGGCGGCCGCGGCGCCGACGCCGCCCAGCGGGTCTACGTCGACGGTCTGCGGAACGTCGTAGCGGAGTACGGAGACCGCGACTCGCCGCCGGAGCGACTCGTCTACACCTCTTCGACGGGCGTCTACGGCGACCACGGGGGTGAGTGGGTCGACGAGGAGACGCCGCTGGACCCGACTACCGACAAGACGCGCGTCCTCGCCGAGGCCGAACGGGTCGCCGTCGAGGGGGCCGCCGAGGCGGGCATCGACGGCACAGTCGCGCGATTCGCGGGTCTGTACGGTCCGGACCGCTACCGCCTCGACCGCTACCTCTCCGGTCCGGTCACGGCGGGCTATCTCAACATGGTCCACCGCGACGACGCCGCCGGTGCCGTCCGCTTTCTCCTCTCGGACGAGAGCGCCCGCGGGACGGACACGCTCCTCGTCGTCGACGACGAACCCGCCGACAAGTGGGCGTTCGCCGACTGGTTAGCCGACGAGTGCGGCGTCGCCCGGCCGGACAAGCGAACCAAGGAGGAACGCCTAGCCGACGGCGACCTCTCGGAGGCGGCGCGGCGGCGCGTCCTGACGAGCAAGCGGTGCTCGAACGACCGCCTCCGGGAACTCGGCTACGAGTTCGCTTACCCCACCTTCCGGGAGGGCTATCGTGCCGCGATAGCCGACTACCGCGCCGCCGACGGCGCAGGATAG
- a CDS encoding DUF5791 family protein produces MLYDAADDPASLSPAKLREAYEAQIRTVVDSVGVEAAAADADVDEEQVAAVADGPAPDMRVEDAAALLALSEEYPDQEAIVLELRDHLLLGMTTGVLDVDTIASNVDLGLSGQEIQQALEGRNAMTLEQLAAIHGYIAERNDR; encoded by the coding sequence ATGCTCTACGACGCGGCCGACGACCCGGCGTCGCTTTCGCCGGCGAAGTTGCGAGAAGCCTACGAGGCGCAGATTCGGACCGTCGTCGACTCGGTCGGCGTCGAGGCGGCGGCGGCGGACGCCGACGTCGACGAGGAACAGGTCGCCGCCGTCGCCGACGGCCCCGCGCCCGACATGCGCGTCGAGGACGCGGCCGCGCTGTTGGCGCTTTCGGAGGAGTACCCCGATCAGGAGGCCATCGTGCTCGAACTCCGCGACCACCTCCTCCTCGGGATGACGACGGGCGTCCTCGACGTGGACACCATCGCCTCGAACGTCGACCTCGGTCTCTCCGGACAGGAGATACAGCAGGCGCTCGAGGGCCGGAACGCGATGACGCTCGAACAGTTGGCGGCCATCCACGGCTACATCGCCGAGCGGAACGACCGGTAG